The DNA segment CATCACTTTTATCTCAAGGGTATTGCCGCTCTTGCCGCCGCAATGGACCATCCGGAATCTGTGGCAGAAAGGGCTCGGAATGACGTACCGGGCCGAGTTTCGTCCAGAACGTCCGGACCGGCAGGCACGCTTCTTCGATGCGTCAGCGAACTACTTTGAGGAAGTGACCCTAAAAGCCCTTGAGAGCGTTCCGTTCCGGATAACAAGCACAAACGGCCAGGGGGCTACGCTTTATTCGGCCAGCGTTGACAATTCAGTGAGTTTCTTTTCACGTCTCACCTGGGCCATTCGCATTGTGCAGGGAAAAATCCTTTCCGTGTTGAGACTGATGAAGGCTGCATGGACCTTTGAGGGCGGCGTGGAGTATATCGTTTGGAAGATCGAGCGACATTCCGGAGTCAAAATCGAGGTGAGCCCTTTTTTAATGCGGCATCCCATTCTCGCCCTGTGTTTTTTATCATTGCGGTTATATCGGCTGGGTGGAGTTCGATGATTCTGGTTCAGGGCGTTTCGGCAGCGTATCGTTACCGGTTTACCTGCTCTCGCAAATTGAACATTTTTCTCAGGCAACTAAAATAGTGGTAAAAATGATGCTTTTGAAGTAAAAAAACTGTCAGTAAAAATTACAGAATGCCATCAGACAGCAAAAACGAACGGTCTATGTTGTTATATGGTTTTCCTGGAGTTATTTCAAATTAATGAAAGCAACGCCTACTACACATGATTTACCGTTACTATACGAAGGATTTTCGACCCTTGCCGAAGCGCTGGATTACGCGGCCCAAGGAGAAACCGGTTTTAATTTCTATTCCGGCCAGGGAAAACTCTTTGCAACGCTCTCCTACGCGACCTTGCGCGATGATGCACTGAACCTGGCAAAAAAGTTACTCTCCTTGAACACGCCCCGCGGTACACGGGTGGCTTTAGTTGCAGATACGCATCCTGATTTTGTCCGGTTCTTTTTCGCTTGCCAGTATGCGGGGTTCATCCCGGTCCCCCTGCCAGCTACAATACAACTGAGCGGCCAGCAGGAATATACCAATCAGCTGGAACGCTACCTGTCAATATGCCAAGCGGAAATCGCCATAGCTAATGATGATTTTCTTCCCTTTCTGATCGAGGCAGCCGCACGGCTGAAAATCCGCTTCGCTGGAAATTCACAGACTTTTGAAAATCTACCGGAATCGGAAGCCCCACTGCAGCCCCTGCAAGCGGATGAACTGGCGTATCTTCAGTATACTTCGGGCAGTACCCGCTTCCCGCGAGGGGTCATGATCACCCAGGAAGCGGTTTTGCATAACACTCAGGCAATCATAAAGCATGGTGTGCAGATTCGCAGGGGAGATCGTGCCGTTTCCTGGCTTCCTTATTATCATGATATGGGACTTGTCGGGCTGCTCCTTACACCCTTGGTCTGCCAGGTCTCGGTCGACTATCTGAATACCCGACATTTCGCGATGCGCCCGCGCCTGTGGTTGAAGATCATGTCCGAAAATCGGGGGACCATATCCTTCAGTCCGCCGTTCGGCTACGATCTTGCCGCCCGCCGTCTGCGGGACGTCGATCTGGCCAGTTACGATTTACGGAGCTGGCGGGTGGCCGGTGTCGGCGCGGAAGTCATCCAAACCGAAACCCT comes from the Desulforhopalus sp. genome and includes:
- a CDS encoding fatty acyl-AMP ligase codes for the protein MKATPTTHDLPLLYEGFSTLAEALDYAAQGETGFNFYSGQGKLFATLSYATLRDDALNLAKKLLSLNTPRGTRVALVADTHPDFVRFFFACQYAGFIPVPLPATIQLSGQQEYTNQLERYLSICQAEIAIANDDFLPFLIEAAARLKIRFAGNSQTFENLPESEAPLQPLQADELAYLQYTSGSTRFPRGVMITQEAVLHNTQAIIKHGVQIRRGDRAVSWLPYYHDMGLVGLLLTPLVCQVSVDYLNTRHFAMRPRLWLKIMSENRGTISFSPPFGYDLAARRLRDVDLASYDLRSWRVAGVGAEVIQTETLAFFADRLKLSGFDAHAFLPCYGMAECALAVCFGQLSQGVQVDRVDAEQLASRKRALSVQPDVKNGTHRAKKFTNCGSLLPGYELEIRDAQGQILRERDCGILHVRGPSLMSGYFDNPEATREVLSPDGWLNTGDIAYLVGSDVVIIGRLKDVIIMNGRNILPQDIEYLAESLPEIRTGDAIAFPVPNPQSYDQAVLLVECRENDLLKRQDLVKKLKQKVRAELGIDCIIELVGRNTLIRTTSGKPSRHSTRNDYLQHMLQLTTVSP